A genomic region of Kribbella sp. NBC_00382 contains the following coding sequences:
- a CDS encoding class E sortase, with product MGRGVVRGLGVVLLVAGLGLLGWVGWQYFGTGITSNNAMDGLKRDLHDDWQPSAEKPPNKPDAGTPIVLLRIPKLGKDWEKPVVEGVEKSDLTKGIGHYPQTQMPGEPGNFAVAGHRVTHGSPFRKLLELKKGDQVIVETADTVYTYELDGSPRDLTVEPTDNWVLEPVPGKPRETPTTSMITLTTCQDLFHSPDRSVAFGHLVTAHKK from the coding sequence ATGGGTCGGGGCGTCGTACGTGGTCTGGGAGTCGTCCTGCTGGTGGCTGGGCTGGGGTTGCTCGGCTGGGTCGGCTGGCAGTACTTCGGGACCGGGATCACCTCGAACAACGCGATGGACGGCCTCAAGCGCGACCTGCACGACGACTGGCAGCCGAGCGCCGAGAAGCCACCGAACAAGCCGGACGCCGGTACGCCGATCGTGCTGCTGCGGATCCCGAAGCTCGGCAAGGACTGGGAGAAGCCTGTCGTGGAAGGGGTCGAGAAGAGCGACCTCACCAAGGGGATCGGGCACTACCCGCAGACTCAAATGCCGGGTGAGCCGGGCAATTTCGCCGTCGCCGGGCACCGGGTCACCCACGGCTCGCCGTTCCGCAAGCTGCTGGAGCTGAAGAAGGGCGACCAGGTGATCGTCGAGACCGCCGACACCGTCTACACCTACGAACTGGACGGCTCGCCCCGCGACCTGACCGTCGAACCCACCGACAACTGGGTGCTCGAACCCGTCCCGGGCAAACCCCGCGAGACGCCGACCACCTCGATGATCACCCTCACCACCTGCCAGGACCTCTTCCACTCCCCGGACCGCTCGGTTGCCTTCGGCCACCTGGTGACAGCGCACAAGAAGTAA
- a CDS encoding IclR family transcriptional regulator domain-containing protein — MAGRGAGPDFVESLARGLDVLACFDADHRSMSLSEVATAAGLARPTARRLLLTLEELGFVRSTGGGFQLTPKVLTLGMAYVGALGLWDIARPHLESLVARTGESSSMAQLDGSDIVYVARVSVPKIIALRVDIGTRFPAAQTSQGKVLLAGLPADELARTLAQPSRAGLPPYIGRSPEQLDAELTEIRARGWALADEELAPGVRSVAAPVRDGSGTVRAAMNVTVHAAETSTDQLLKDYLPLLLRTAGDVSAEWALWQTRPHVELEPGQLARGSTPA; from the coding sequence ATGGCAGGACGAGGCGCAGGTCCCGATTTCGTGGAGTCGTTGGCCCGCGGGCTCGACGTGCTGGCCTGCTTCGACGCCGACCACCGCAGCATGTCCCTGTCCGAGGTCGCGACCGCTGCCGGACTGGCCAGGCCGACCGCGCGGCGGCTGCTGCTGACCCTGGAGGAGCTCGGCTTCGTCCGATCGACCGGTGGCGGCTTCCAACTGACGCCGAAGGTACTGACGCTCGGGATGGCGTACGTCGGCGCGCTCGGCCTGTGGGACATCGCCCGGCCGCACCTGGAATCACTCGTGGCCCGGACCGGCGAGTCGTCCTCGATGGCGCAGCTCGACGGATCCGACATCGTCTACGTCGCCCGGGTCTCGGTCCCCAAGATCATCGCGCTACGGGTGGACATCGGCACCAGGTTCCCGGCCGCGCAGACCTCGCAGGGAAAGGTCCTGCTGGCCGGGCTCCCCGCCGACGAACTGGCCCGGACGCTGGCCCAGCCGAGCCGAGCGGGACTCCCGCCGTACATCGGCCGCTCGCCGGAGCAGCTCGACGCCGAGCTGACCGAGATCCGCGCCCGCGGCTGGGCTCTCGCCGACGAGGAGCTGGCGCCCGGCGTACGGTCCGTCGCCGCACCGGTGCGTGACGGCAGCGGGACGGTCCGGGCTGCCATGAACGTGACTGTTCACGCCGCGGAGACGTCCACCGACCAACTGCTGAAGGACTACCTGCCGCTGCTGCTGCGGACCGCCGGCGATGTCAGCGCCGAGTGGGCGCTGTGGCAGACCCGCCCGCACGTCGAGCTCGAGCCTGGTCAGCTCGCTCGCGGATCCACGCCTGCGTAG
- the pyrE gene encoding orotate phosphoribosyltransferase produces the protein MSFDRAALLDQVKTKAIVHGKVTLASGKEADYYVDLRRITLDAEAAPLIGPALLELTADLEYDAVGGLTLGADPVAMSMLHAAAQQGRKLDAFVVRKAEKTHGLQRRIEGPDVKGRRVLAVEDTSTTGGSVLTAVEALREAGAEVVAVAVIVDRATGAQEKVESEGLEYRTVFGLEELGLDS, from the coding sequence ATGAGCTTTGATCGCGCTGCGCTGCTGGACCAGGTCAAGACCAAGGCGATCGTGCACGGGAAGGTGACGCTGGCCTCGGGCAAGGAGGCCGACTACTACGTCGACCTGCGCCGGATCACGCTGGACGCCGAGGCGGCGCCGCTGATCGGGCCGGCCCTGCTGGAGCTGACCGCTGATCTCGAGTACGACGCAGTCGGCGGGCTCACGCTCGGCGCGGACCCGGTGGCGATGTCGATGCTGCACGCGGCCGCTCAGCAGGGCCGCAAGCTGGACGCGTTCGTCGTACGGAAGGCCGAGAAGACCCACGGTCTGCAGCGCCGGATCGAGGGCCCGGACGTGAAGGGCCGCCGGGTGCTCGCGGTCGAGGACACCTCCACCACCGGCGGGTCGGTCCTCACCGCTGTCGAGGCACTGCGTGAGGCCGGCGCCGAGGTCGTCGCGGTCGCGGTGATCGTAGACCGGGCGACCGGCGCGCAGGAGAAGGTCGAGTCCGAAGGGCTGGAGTACCGCACGGTCTTCGGCCTGGAGGAGTTGGGTCTCGACTCTTGA
- the tdh gene encoding L-threonine 3-dehydrogenase — protein sequence MKALVKAESKPGLWLQDVPEPQIEADEVLIKVKRTGLCGTDLHIQSWDSWAQKNVPVPMVTGHEFCGEVVEIGAGVRDVAVGDLVSGEGHLVCGRCRNCRAGRRHLCIKTRGLGVHVAGAFAEYVKLPATNVWVHRDPVDLDVAAIFDPFGNAVHTALSFPVVGEDVLITGAGPIGIMAAAVALHAGARNVVITDLSDYRLDLARKIGVTQAVNVRERSIADAQRELGMREGFDVGMEMSGQPAALRDMLANMNHGGKIAMLGLPADEIAIDWGTVVLNMLTIKGIYGREMFETWYSMSVMLERGLDLAPVITHRFSYTDFEQAFDVAREGDCGKVILDWTNLEENH from the coding sequence GTGAAGGCGCTGGTCAAGGCCGAGAGCAAGCCAGGGCTCTGGCTGCAGGACGTACCCGAGCCGCAGATCGAGGCGGACGAGGTACTGATCAAGGTCAAGCGGACCGGTCTGTGCGGGACCGATCTGCACATCCAGAGCTGGGACTCCTGGGCGCAGAAGAACGTGCCGGTGCCGATGGTCACCGGGCACGAGTTCTGCGGCGAGGTGGTGGAGATCGGCGCGGGCGTCCGCGACGTCGCAGTCGGTGACCTGGTCAGCGGCGAGGGCCACCTCGTCTGCGGCCGTTGCCGCAACTGCCGGGCCGGCCGCCGGCACCTCTGCATCAAGACGCGCGGCCTCGGCGTGCACGTGGCGGGTGCGTTCGCGGAGTACGTGAAGCTGCCGGCCACCAACGTCTGGGTGCACCGCGACCCGGTCGACCTCGACGTCGCCGCGATCTTCGACCCGTTCGGCAACGCGGTCCACACGGCGCTGTCGTTCCCGGTCGTCGGCGAGGACGTACTGATCACCGGCGCGGGTCCGATCGGCATCATGGCCGCGGCCGTCGCCCTGCACGCCGGCGCGCGCAACGTGGTGATCACCGACCTGTCCGACTACCGGCTCGACCTGGCCCGCAAGATCGGCGTCACCCAGGCGGTGAACGTCCGTGAGCGGAGCATCGCCGACGCCCAGCGCGAGCTCGGAATGCGTGAGGGCTTCGACGTCGGGATGGAGATGTCCGGCCAGCCGGCCGCGCTGCGCGACATGCTGGCGAACATGAACCACGGCGGCAAGATCGCGATGCTCGGGCTGCCCGCCGACGAGATCGCGATCGACTGGGGCACGGTGGTGCTCAACATGCTGACCATCAAGGGCATCTACGGCCGGGAGATGTTCGAGACCTGGTACTCGATGTCGGTGATGCTGGAGCGCGGGCTCGACCTCGCGCCGGTGATCACGCACCGGTTCTCCTACACCGACTTCGAGCAGGCCTTCGACGTCGCCCGCGAAGGCGACTGCGGCAAAGTGATCCTGGACTGGACCAACCTGGAGGAGAACCACTGA